In Kogia breviceps isolate mKogBre1 chromosome 19, mKogBre1 haplotype 1, whole genome shotgun sequence, a single genomic region encodes these proteins:
- the RHBDL3 gene encoding rhomboid-related protein 3 isoform X5 — translation MSNKRSNSFRQAILQGNRRLCSKALLEEKGLNLSQRLIRHVAYETLPREIDRKWYYDSYTCCPPPWFMITVTLLEVAFFLYNGVSLDQFVLQVTHPRYLKNALVYHPQLRAQAWRYLTYIFMHAGIEHLGLNAVLQLLVGVPLEMVHGATRIALVYVAGVVAGSLAVSVADMTAPVVGSSGGVYALVSAHLANIVMNWSGMKCQFKLLRMAVALICMSMEFGRAVWLRFHPSAYPPCPHPSFVAHLGGVAVGITLGVVILRNYEQRLQGQSLWWIFVAMYTVFVLFAVFWNIFAYTLLDLKLPPPP, via the exons ATGAGCAACAAGCGGTCCAACAGCTTCCGCCAGGCCATCCTGCAGGGCAACCGCAGGCTCTGCAGCAAGGCCCTGCTGGAGGAGAAGGGGCTGAACCTCTCCCAGCGACTGATCCGCCACGTGGCATATGAGACCCTGCCCCGGGAGATTGACCGGAAGTGGTACTACGACAGCTACACCTGCTGCCCACCGCCCTGGTTCATGATCACAGTAACGCTGCTGGAG GTTGCCTTTTTCCTCTATAATGGGGTGTCGCTGGACCAATTTGTGCTGCAGGTAACCCATCCACGATACCTGAAGAACGCACTGGTTTACCATCCACAGCTCCGAGCACAGGCTTGGCGTTACCTGACGTACATCTTCATGCATGCGGG GATAGAACACCTGGGACTCAACGCGGTGCTGCAGCTGCTGGTGGGGGTACCCCTGGAGATGGTGCACGGGGCAACCCGCATTGCGCTTGTCTATGTGGCTGGTGTCGTGGCAG GGTCCTTGGCGGTGTCTGTGGCTGACATGACCGCACCAGTGGTGGGCTCCTCTGGAGGGGTGTATGCGCTTGTCTCTGCCCATCTGGCCAACATTGTGATG AACTGGTCAGGCATGAAGTGTCAATTCAAGCTGCTTCGGATGGCTGTGGCCTTGATCTGTA TGAGTATGGAGTTTGGGCGGGCCGTGTGGCTGCGCTTCCACCCATCAGCCTATCCCCCGTGCCCTCACCCGAGCTTCGTGGCGCATTTGGGTGGCGTGGCTGTAGGCATCACTCTGGGCGTGGTGATCCTGAGGAACTACGAACAGAGGCTGCAGGGCCAGTCGCTCTGGTGGATCTTTGTGGCCATGTACACCGTCTTTGTGCTGTTCGCTGTCTTCTGGAACATCTTTGCCTACACCCTGCTGGACTTAAAGCTGCCGCCGCCCCCCTAA
- the C19H17orf75 gene encoding protein Njmu-R1, producing the protein MLPSLQESLDGDEKELESSEEGGSAEERRLEPPPSSHYCLYSYRGSRLAQQRADSADGSPSGTNAETPSGDDFSLSLADTNLPSELEPELCSFIAKRLSKGAVFEGLGNVASVELRTPGYRVGCYYCLFQQEKLLSQTTTDSEHNCSEYVVCFLGGSEKGLELFRLELDKYIQGLKNNMNCEERGGEKHVQSYLSSWFEDVVCPIQRVVHLFQEQLTFLLHAALSYTPVEVKESDEKTKRDIHRFLSVASLQGLIHEGTMTSLCMAMTEGQHKSVIIDCSSSQPQFHNAGSNRFCEDWMQAFLNGAEGGNPFLFRQVLENFKLKAIQDTNNLKRFIRQAEMNHYALFKCYMFLKNCGSGDILLKIVKVEHEEMPEAKSVVAVLEEFMKEAPTQSF; encoded by the exons ATGCTCCCCTCCTTGCAGGAATCGCTGGATGGGGATGAAAAGGAGCTAGAGAGCAGCGAGGAGGGCGGCTCCGCTGAGGAGCGGAGACTCGAGCCGCCGCCCAGCAGCCACTACTGTCTCTACAGCTACCGCGGAAGCAG ATTGGCACAGCAGCGAGCGGACAGTGCTGATGGAAGCCCAAGTGGCACAAATGCAGAAACTCCCTCTGGTGATGATTTCAG CCTCTCCTTGGCGGATACTAATCTACCATCTGAATTGGAGCCAGAGCTGTGCAGTTTCATTGCTAAGCGTCTTTCTAAGGGAGCAGTCTTTGAAGGGCTGGGTAATGTTGCATCTGTGGAGCTGAG aaCTCCAGGTTACCGAGTTGGTTGTTATTACTGCCTTTTCCAACAAGAAAAACTGCTTTCCCAAACAACAACAGACTCTGAACATAACTGTTCAGAGTATGTGGTCTGCTTTTTAGGAGGGTCTGAAAAAGGACTTGAGCT TTTCAGGCTTGAATTGGACAAGTATATTCAAGGGCTGAAAAATAACATGAACTGTGAG gaaaggggtggggagaagcaCGTACAGTCCTACCTGAGCAGCTGGTTTGAGGATGTTGTATGCCCAATCCAAAGGGTGGTTCATCTCTTTCAGGAGCAGCTTACCTTTCTGCTACATGCT gCTCTGAGTTATACTCCTGTGGAGGTTAAAGAAtcagatgaaaaaacaaagagagacatTCACAG GTTTCTGAGTGTGGCCAGTCTCCAAGGCCTGATTCACGAAGGCACCATGACGTCTTTGTGCATGGCCATGACGGAGGGGCAGCATAAGTCTGTGATCATCGATTGTAGTAGCTCCCAGCCTCAGTTCCACAACGCAG gaaGCAATCGGTTTTGTGAGGATTGGATGCAGGCTTTTTTGAATGGTGCTGAAGGAGGTAACCCTTTTCTTTTTCGACAAGTCCTGGAGAACTTTAAACTAAAG GCCATACAAGACACAAATAATTTGAAGAGATTTATCCGGCAGGCAGAAATGAATCATTATGCTTTGTTTAAGTGTTACATGTTCCTAAAGAACTGCGGTAGTGGAGATATCCTTTTGAAGATTGTTAAAGTGGAACACGAAGAAATGCCCGAAGCCAAAAGTGTGGTAGCTGTCCTCGAAGAATTTATGAAAGAAGCTCCTACCCAAAGTTTTTGA